The following proteins are encoded in a genomic region of Trichoplusia ni isolate ovarian cell line Hi5 chromosome 18, tn1, whole genome shotgun sequence:
- the LOC113502775 gene encoding uncharacterized protein LOC113502775 isoform X1 — translation MADIWLIFLVLFTLIETITADNSFLDEMLEDPPLTRSFGFAIRKRFDKTLEDARLNQEYMYRYHEMLKASQESFENFASQDEKRLRRVVGDHNYEVMKEGVLDRRRNAPRFQSAVGRRRARTQAVRRHKLNSQSLRSHLQHSRQTTSDYND, via the exons ATGGCCGATATTTGGCTAatatttttggtactttttaCACTGATAGAG acgatTACAGCCGACAACTCGTTCTTAGACGAAATGCTAGAAGACCCGCCATTAACAAGATCTTTCGGATTTGCTATACGTAAGAGGTTTGATAAAACTCTAGAAGATGCTAGGCTGAACCAGGAGTATATGTATCGGTACCATGAGATGCTAAAGGCCAGTCAAGAGTCATTTGAAAATTTCGCTAGCCAAGACGAGAAAAGACTAAGAAGAGTTGTTGGAGACCACAATTACGAAGTTATGAAAGAAG GAGTATTAGATCGTCGTCGTAATGCTCCCCGTTTCCAATCGGCCGTCGGCAGGCGGCGTGCGCGCACGCAGGCGGTGCGCCGTCACAAGCTAAACAGTCAAAGCCTCCGCAGTCACTTACAGCACTCCAGACAAACCACTTCCGATTATAATGACTAA
- the LOC113502775 gene encoding uncharacterized protein LOC113502775 isoform X2, translated as MLEDPPLTRSFGFAIRKRFDKTLEDARLNQEYMYRYHEMLKASQESFENFASQDEKRLRRVVGDHNYEVMKEGVLDRRRNAPRFQSAVGRRRARTQAVRRHKLNSQSLRSHLQHSRQTTSDYND; from the exons ATGCTAGAAGACCCGCCATTAACAAGATCTTTCGGATTTGCTATACGTAAGAGGTTTGATAAAACTCTAGAAGATGCTAGGCTGAACCAGGAGTATATGTATCGGTACCATGAGATGCTAAAGGCCAGTCAAGAGTCATTTGAAAATTTCGCTAGCCAAGACGAGAAAAGACTAAGAAGAGTTGTTGGAGACCACAATTACGAAGTTATGAAAGAAG GAGTATTAGATCGTCGTCGTAATGCTCCCCGTTTCCAATCGGCCGTCGGCAGGCGGCGTGCGCGCACGCAGGCGGTGCGCCGTCACAAGCTAAACAGTCAAAGCCTCCGCAGTCACTTACAGCACTCCAGACAAACCACTTCCGATTATAATGACTAA